In the Brucella anthropi ATCC 49188 genome, one interval contains:
- a CDS encoding helix-turn-helix domain-containing protein, which yields MEIREVLAQNLKALRQARGLSQEELAHRADIDRTYVSSLERCVYSASIDVVDRLAIVLEVEASDLLKKQASAPISE from the coding sequence ATGGAAATTCGAGAGGTGCTCGCGCAGAATTTGAAAGCGCTCCGCCAAGCAAGAGGCTTGTCGCAGGAGGAATTGGCGCACCGTGCGGACATTGATCGAACCTACGTAAGTTCATTGGAACGATGCGTTTATAGCGCCAGCATTGATGTCGTGGATCGGTTAGCAATTGTGCTTGAAGTCGAAGCCTCCGACTTACTGAAAAAACAGGCTTCAGCACCAATTTCTGAGTGA